The Anastrepha ludens isolate Willacy chromosome 2, idAnaLude1.1, whole genome shotgun sequence genome contains a region encoding:
- the LOC128868142 gene encoding circadian clock-controlled protein daywake, translating into MENMKFYAILMLLATCSSGVLAAPRFKTERTQLPSFVKVCHRSDPNLDMCARQSLLALKDLFNYGIPELFIPPIAPLVVPEIKMYQDSGAIYLHSTFKNITINNLANFTLNELHIDPEKMRLSLLMSIPNVTMDGKYAMSAKIMMMPLGGEGDFRANFTDVELDTVITAERYVKDDRVFGKVKDVKVQYTLGKAQLHLSNLFNGDEALGERMNTFLNENFNSLSDELRPLLESSISDIVRASAVKIFDTYSFDDLLPE; encoded by the exons atggaaaatatgaaattttatgccATTTTAATGCTGTTGGCCACTTGCAGCAGTGGCGTGTTGGCCGCACCCAGGTTTAAGACGGAGCGCACCCAATTAC CATCTTTTGTGAAAGTTTGCCATCGCAGTGATCCGAATTTGGATATGTGCGCACGCCAATCGCTGCTCGCTTTGAAAGACCTATTTAATTATGGAATTCCAGAGCTATTCATACCACCCATCGCGCCGTTGGTGGTGCCCGAGATTAAAATGTATCAGGACTCGGGCGCAATTTATCTGCACTCAACCTTCAAAAATATCACCATAAATAATTTGGCCAATTTCACGCTCAACGAGCTGCACATTGATCCGGAGAAAATGAGATTGTCGCTGTTGATGAGCATTCCGAATGTGACCATGGACGGGAAGTATGCGATGAGTGCCAAAATTATGATGATGCCTTTAGGTGGCGAGGGCGATTTCAGGGCGAATTTCA CCGATGTCGAATTGGACACAGTAATTACCGCAGAGCGTTACGTGAAAGATGATCGCGTATTTGGCAAAGTGAAGGATGTGAAGGTGCAGTATACGCTGGGTAAGGCGCAATTGCATTTGAGCAATCTCTTTAATGGCGATGAAGCGCTGGGCGAGcgtatgaatacatttttgaatgaGAATTTCAATTCACTTTCGGATGAGTTACGGCCGCTGCTGGAAAGTTCAATATCGGATATTGTGCGCGCCTCGGCGGTGAAAATCTTCGATACTTACAGTTTTGATGACTTGCTGCCGGAATGA